The nucleotide window TCATACAAAACATTACGCCACTCACCTCCAGTGAAAAAGCACCGATTGCTGATTATTTCATCGTGACCCTGTCAGCGCTCGTTTTTCATTAACTTTTCCACTCACATATGATTAACATGAATGAATCATATTCATTTGAACTCTGTTTTACGTCAGACGCTGAATCATCGGACACCAGGTAGTAGGCCAGGAAACGCTTTAAGACAAGCCTGAAACTAAGGAGTCAATCTGTGCAACAACAATGGTCTGCAGTCGATAATTACATGATTTCTTCGCTCATTCCTCAGGATGAGGTTCTCCAGCAGGTTCTCGAAAACAACAAACGTGCCGGTTTACCTGAGCACGACGTTGCCGCTAATCAGGGGCAGCTTCTGGCCCTCTTTGTCCGTATGACACAGGCAAGACGCATTCTGGAGATTGGCACGCTGGGTGCTTACAGCGCCATCTGGATGGCTCGCGCCCTGCCGGCTGACGGGAAGCTGATGACACTCGAAGCTGACCCGGTACATGCTGAGGTGGCACGCACGAATATCCAGCTGGCGGGGCTTAATGAGCGCATTGAACTGACAGAAGGTCCGGCGCTCAAATCCCTCGAACAATTTGGCGATATTCCCCCGTTTGACCTGATTTTTATTGATGCCGATAAACCAAACAATCCCGGCTACCTTGAGTGGGCACTGTACTACTCGCGTCCGGGCACGTTGATTATCGGTGATAACGTCGTGCGCGACGGCGAAGTCATTAACGGCCAAAGTGATGACGCACGCGTACAGGGCGTTCGGCGGTTTATTGAGATGACGGGAGATAATCCACGTCTTACTGCCACAGCGCTGCAAACGGTCGGTCTGAAGGGGTGGGATGGCTTTACGCTGGCAATAGTGAACGGATGAACATGTGTGCCGGAGGGTTCCCCTCGCCCCAGAGGGGTGAGGGAATTGTGCACTGCCCGATTACTTTACGGGGGAACCCTCATCCCACCGGGAGAGGGATTCCCGGGTAACTGCTACGCTGAAACCTGCTCCATTGCCTGCAAAATACGTTTATCCGAAATCGGATATGGCGTTCCCAGTTGCTGAGCGAAGAAGCTGACGCGCAGCTCTTCAATCATCCAGCGGATCGCCTGCACGTCTTCATCTTCGCGGCGCGCCGGAGGTAACTTGTTCAGCCACTGCTGCCACGTCTGCTGAACGCTCTCCACTTTCAGCATCTGCGCGCGGTCACGATGTGGGTCGATGGCCATTTTCTCCAGACGTTTTTCTATCGCCTGCAGGTAACGCAGGGTGTCACCCAGACGTTTAAAGCCATTGCCGGTAACAAACCCACGGTAAACCAGCCCCGCCATCTGAGCTTTCACATCCGATAGCCCAAGCGCCATCGTCATATCCACGCGCCCTTTCAGGCGTTTGTTGATGTTGAACACGGTTGTCAGGATCTGCTCGACCTGTTTAGCAATTTCCACGACGGTGTCGTTCAGCTCTGCCCGCACCTTATCGTGCAGCGTGACAAACGCCTCTTCCGACCAGACCGGGCCACCCGCCTCGTTAATCAGCTTATCCACGCCGCAGGAGATACAGTCGTCGATAAGATCCAGCACCTTGCCGTACGGGTTAAAGTACAGACCCAGTTTGGCTTTGTTCGGTAACTTCTCGTGCAAATACTTGATCGGCGACGGGATGTTGAGCAGCAGCAAACGACGCAGCCCGCGCCACATCATCTGCTGCTGTTCCTGCGGATTATCGAACAGCTTGATCGCCACGCTGTCACGCTCATCCACCAGTGCTGGCCAGGCCTTCACTTTATAGTTGCCGCGTTTCTGCTCGTAGCTTTCCGGCAGTTGACCAAAACTCCAGATGTGCAACCCGCTCTGCTCGATACCGTCATCCGCGACGGCAGAGAGTGTTTCCTGAACTTTGCCTTTCAGGGCATCTTTCAGTTCGGTTAGCGAACGGCCTTCCTGCAGTTTTTTGTTTTTATCGTCCACCACGCGGAAACTGATTTTCAGGTGATCGGGCACCTGATCCCAGTTCCAGTCATCGCGATCGATAGTGGTGCCGGTCATACGCCTGAATTCACGTTCAAGAGAATCCAGCAGCGGCAGCTCCAGCGGCGTCACGCGGCCTAAAAATGCTTCGGCATAGTTCGGCGCAGGAACAAAGTTACGGCGCACCGGTTTTGGCAGCGATTTAATCAACGCAATCACCAGCTCGCGGCGCAGGCCGGGGATCTGCCACTCAAACCCGCTCTCTTCCACCTGGTTTAACAACGGCAACGGGATATGCACCGTTACACCATCGGCATCCGTTCCCGGTTCAAACTGATAGGTCAGTCGCAGCTTGAGGTTGCCCTGGTGCCAGAAGTTCGGGTAATCGAGCTTACTGACCGACTCCGCCCCTTCCTTGATCAACATGCTCTTCTCAAAGTTGAGCAGGTCAGGCGTCTCTTTGCTGACTTTCTTCCACCAGTTGTCGAAATGACGGGCAGAAATCACATCGTGGCTGATGCGCTGGTCGTAAAACTCGAACAGTGCTTCATCGTCCACCAGAATGTCGCGGCGACGGGATTTATGCTCAAGTTCTTCAACTTCAGCACGCAGCTTAAGGTTTTCACGGAAGAACGCGTGGCGCGTCTGCCAGTCGCCTTCAACCAGCGCATGACGAATAAACAGCTCGCGGCACAGCGCCGGGTCAATCTGGCTGTAGTTAACCTTACGCGCCGCCACTACCGGCAGGCCATAAACGGTCACTTTTTCGGTCGCCATGACCGCGCCCTGCGCCCGCTCCCAGTGCGGTTCACTGTAAGCGCGCTTCAGCAGATGCTGAGCAACCGGCTCAACCCATTCAGGATCGATACGGGCAGCAATACGCCCCCACAGACGGCTGGTTTCCACCAGTTCGGCCACCATGGTCCACTTCGGCGGTTTTTTGAATAAACCAGAGCCAGGGAAGATGGAGAAACGGGCGTTACGTGCGCCGGTAAACTCCTGTTTTTCGGCATCTTTCATCCCGATATGGGACAGCAGACCGGTCAACAGCGCGATATGTATTTCACGGTATTCAGCCGGTTCGCTGTTCACCGGAATACCCAGTTCTTTCACCACCTGGCGCAGCTGAGTGTAGATATCCTGCCACTCGCGCACGCGCAGGTAGTTAAGGAAATCCACACGACACTGGCGGCGGAACTGATTCGACGACAGCGCTTTCTGCTGCTCGCCGAGGTAGTTCCACAGGTTCACAAAGGCGAGGAAATCGGATTCTTTATCGTGGAAGCGACGATGTTTCTCATCAGACGCTTGCTGTTTATCCATCGGCCGCTCGCGCGGATCCTGAATGGAAAGCGCCGAAGTGATGATCATCGCCTCGCGCACACAGCCGTGTTTCTGCGCTTCCAGCACCATACGTGCCAGACGCGGGTCAACCGGCAGCTGGCTGAGCTGACGCCCCTGCGGGGTCAGTTTATACGCCGTTGCCTGTTCGTCAGTGGTGATGGCTCCTAACTCTTCCAGAAGGCGCACGCCGTCCTGAATGTTGCGTTTATCCGGCGCTTCCACAAACGGGAACGCGGCGATATCACCCAGCCCCAGCGCGGTCATCTGCAGGATGACGGACGCCAGGTTGGTACGCAGGATCTCCGGGTCGGTAAACTCCGGGCGCGACAGGTAATCGTCCTCGGAATAGAGGCGAATACAAATCCCTTCCGATACACGGCCACAGCGCCCTTTACGCTGATTTGCAGAGGCCTGTGAAACCGGCTCAATCGGCAGACGCTGAACTTTGGTGCGGTAACTGTAGCGGCTGATACGCGCCGTACCCGGGTCGATGACATATTTAATGCCCGGCACGGTCAGCGAGGTTTCCGCCACGTTGGTTGCCAGCACGATGCGACGCCCGCTGTGCGCCTGGAACACACGGTTCTGTTCACTGTTCGACAGGCGTGCGTACAACGGCAGGATCTCCGTATGGCGCAGGTCACGCTTGCTGAGCGCATCAGCGGTATCGCGAATTTCACGCTCGCCGCTCATAAAGATCAGGATATCGTCCGCGCTTTCGTTCCCCAGCTCATCGACGGCATCGAAAATAGCCTGCAACTGGTCGCGCTCGGTATCATCCGCCTCTTCAACAATCGGGCGATAACGCACTTCCACCGGGAAAGTACGGCCAGAAACTTCGATAATCGGTGCATTGTTGAAATGCTTCGAGAAACGTTCCGGGTCGATGGTCGCGGAAGTAATGATGATTTTCAGATCCGGGCGACGTGGCAGCAGCTCTTTCAGGTAGCCGAGCAGGAAATCGATATTCAGGCTGCGTTCATGCGCTTCATCGATGATGATGGTGTCGTACTGCATCAGCAGCCTGTCCTGCTGGATTTCGGCCAGCAGAATACCGTCGGTCATCAGCTTGACCATGGTGTTATCGCTAACGTGATCGCTGAATCGCACCTTGTAACCAATGCAACCGCCCGGCTCCGTTTGCAGCTCTTCGGCAATACGGTTCGCCACGGTACGCGCCGCCAGACGACGCGGCTGCGTATGACCAATCAGCCCTTTCACACCGCGCCCCAGCTCCATGCAAATTTTCGGCAACTGGGTGGTTTTCCCGGAACCCGTTTCCCCCGCGACAATCACCACCTGGTGGTCTCGCACGGCGTTAAGGATGTCCTGTTTTTTCTGGCTGACAGGCAGGTTTTCCGGGTAGGTGATATCCGGACGTGCGGCTTCGCGCAGCACAACCTTCCCTGCTGCCTGTTCAATCTCTTTCGCCATCTCCTGGTAAATGGCCTGTTGTGCATCAGGATTTTTAACCTTCTTGACCCCGTGCAGACGGCGGGCAAACCGCTGTTTGTCGCGCAGCATCAACGAATCAAGCTGTTGCAGGAGCATCGGGAAGGTTAATTTTTGTTGTTCTGTCATAGCGTTAACGGGCAGTGCTCTGCCGGGTAAAATCTCATTTTAATGATTGCTATAGAGTACCACATTGGCGCTTTCAGTGCCTTATTCAAAAAATTCGAACATAGACTTCGATATATTGCGCTATCTCTGCGACAGGATTGTGAATAAAGTGTCAACAAGCAACGGGGCACCCCCCTTCAATCAAATGCAAAACAGGAATCACCCATGAGCAAAGTATTAGTTTTGAAATCCAGTATTCTGGCAGGGTACTCTCAGTCTGGTCAGTTGTCTGATTACTTCGTTGAGCAGTGGCGTGAACAGCATCCTGCTGATGAAATCACCGTACGTGACCTGGCTGCCCGCCCAATTCCTGTGCTGGATGGCGAACTGGTTGGCGCGCTGCGTCCAGGCGACACCCCACTGACCTCACGTCAGCAGGAAGCGCTGGCTCTCTCTGATGAGCTGATTGCTGAGCTGCAGGCGCACGACGTCATCGTGATCAACGCCCCAATGTACAACTTCAACATTTCAACTCAGTTGAAGAACTACTTCGACCTGGTAGCGCGTGCAGGCGTAACCTTCCGTTACACCGAGAATGGCCCAGAAGGTCTGGTTAAAGGTAAACGTGCTGTGGTTCTGACCAGCCGTGGCGGTATTCACAAAGATACCCCAACTGACCTGGTTACACCGTACCTGAGCGTCTTCCTGGGCTTCATCGGCATCACCGACGTGAACTTCGTGTTCGCCGAAGGTATCGCTTACGGCCCGGAAATGGCGACCAAAGCGCAGTCTGATGCGAAAGCCGCTATCGATGATTTCGTAGCCGCCTAAGATTTCCCCCTCTCACCGCCTGGTGAGAGGGTTTTTCTTTTTCCCGCCATTTCGTTATTATCCGCACCCACTCTCCTGTCGGGCTGCCTGATGTCTGCGATTATTGATACTTTTATTGCCCCGCCGTGCTTTGCGGAAATAGAGATCCTCTGGCAGGATGACGACCTTATACTGATCAACAAACCTTCAGGGTTGTTGAGCCTCTCAGGTAAAAACCCGCAAAACCTCGATTCTGTACACTACCGCCTGGTACAGGCCTTCCCCGGCTGCACGCTGGTGCATCGTCTTGATTTCGGCACCTCCGGGCTGATGGTGATTGCCCGTAATAAGGCGATCAATGCCGCGCTCTGCCATCAGTTCAGCCAGCGCGCCATCAACAAGGTTTACACGGCTCTGCTCTGCGGGCATGTGGATAACAACGAGGGGGTCATTGATGCACCGATTGCCAAAGATCCGGCGCTGTTCCCGCTAATGTCGATTTGCGCCATCAACGGCAAACCTGCCCGCTCCCGTTATCGGGTGGTAGAGCGAATGTTTCAGGAACAGGAAGACGGAACGGTGTTACCGTTGACGCGCGTGCAGCTTACCCCGGAGACCGGGCGAACCCATCAACTACGCATTCACTGCCAGCAGTTAGGTCACCCGATTATCGGTTGCGATTTGTATGGTGGTCTTGAATGGCCGGGTACCGAACAGACGCCCCGGCTCATGCTGCACGCAAGCGGGCTGGATTTTGTTCATCCGGTGAGCGGAAAAGCGATCAACGCCCGTCACGACGCACCATTCTGAACGTTGCTTACCACATCAAATCATCAGGGATTTTGAAGTCTGCGTACGGATCGTCTTCATCCTGCTCTTCCTGGCTCAGCGCGCTGTTCAAAACAATACTTTCCGCATCACGCTGGGCGATTTTATCCGCCACCACTGCCGGGATAATCGCGTATTCACAATCACCGTTAGCGTTAATCACCAGGCGCGCAATGGCCAGACGACCATTAATCAACTGGGTTTGCGTCTGCTTATCGACGTCGATTTTTTTGATCAGATTACCGTCGGTGAAGTTAAAGGTGATCGTGCCTTTTGAAACGGTAATACGGTTCATTTCAATCAGCTGCTTCACCTGCGCTTTGAACTCTTTTGCAAGCACGGCCTGTTTTTGCTGTTCGCTGAGCTGCTTGTCACGTTCAATCTGCGCTTTCTTGTTCTCTTCCACAGCCTCTCTCGCCTCGCGAGCCTGTACGCGGGATTTTTTTGCCGTGCGCTGGACTTTAGCCATTTTCTTGCTGGTCACTAAGCCCGCTTTCAGCATCTGCTCTTGTAAGGTGAGTTTTGTCATGTTCGTTTCTAAACCGGTTGGAAATTTTGGCAATTATACCGGGAATTAGCGAGGGTGTACCAGACTGGCCGAACGTTAGTCCTTTTCACCATGTATGAAGATAGCTCATGTTGCATTGAAATTAAGTCACTTCCCCTGCGCCACTGGCTAAGGCATAAATGATGTATTGATAACTTTCTGGCAACATGAACTTAGGATGCATAACCACAATGAATAAAAATTTTACATTCACCCTTAAGCGCAGTTGCTTCGATGAGAACTATAACCCTTCAGAAAATACGCGTACTACGACCAATTTTGCCAACTTAGCGCGCGGTGAAAAGCGTCAGGAAAATCTGCGTAATACGCTGGTGATGATTAACAACCGTTTTAATGCATTAGCACGCTGGGATAACCCTAAATCCGACCGTTATTCTGTCGAGCTTGAAATTGTTTCTGTTGATATGAATGTTGGTGACGACAATAGCTTCCCGGCAATTGAAATACTGCAAACGTTCATTGTCGACAAAGAAACCAACGAGCGTGTTGAAGGCATTGTCGGGAATAATTTTTCTTCATACGTACGCGACTATGACTTCAGCGTATTGCTGCTCGATCACAATAAAGATCAATCCAGGTTCAGCATCCCACATAACTTTGGTGATTTGCATGGCAACATCTTTAAGCACTTTACACAATCCGCTGAATACCAGCAGAACTTCAAAAAGCCGCCAGTGATCTGCCTGAGTGTCTCCAGTAAAGATATCTACCACCGCACAGGTAACTCCCACCCGGTGTTGGGTATTGAGTATCAGCCAGAGGGGTCATCATTGACTGAGCAGTACTTCGGTAAAATGGGGCTGAAGGTTCGTTATTTCATGCCTGAAAACAGCGCAGCACCTTTTGCCTTTTATTATTCCGGCGATTTGCTTGCCGATTACACCAATCTTGAACTGATCGGAACCATCAGTACGATGGAGACATTTCAAAAGATTTATCGTCCGGAAATTTATAATGCGAACTCGGCGGCAGGACAATGCTATCAGCCGGATTTGAATCAACAGGATCATTCATTAACAAAAATTGTTTACGACCGGGAAGAACGTAGCCAGCTCGCTATTCAGCAGGGCAAGTTTACGGAAGAGCAATTTATTAAGCCCTACAAACACATTCTTGAGCAGTGGTCTCATAACTTCACGCTGTGATTAATCAATATTAAAAGGTTTATTATTATGAAAACATTGCTCCCGACATCAACGGCTGGCAGCTTACCTAAGCCAACCTGGCTTGCCCAACCCGAAACGCTGTGGTCCCCGTGGAAATTGCAGGACGATGAATTACGTGCCGGTAAGCAGGATGCCCTGCGTTTATCCCTCGACGAACAGCTACGCGCGGGTATCGATATCATCAGCGACGGCGAGCAAACCCGCCAACACTTTGTCACCACCTTTATTGAACATCTCAGCGGCGTGGATTTTGAAAACCGTCAGACTGTGCGCATTCGCAATCGCTATGATGCAAGTGTCCCTACCGTCGTGGATGCCGTGACGCGTCAAAAACCGGTTTTCGTTGATGATGCGAAGTACCTGCGCCAGCTCACTGACAAGCCGATCAAATGGGCACTGCCTGGCCCGATGACGATGATTGATACGCTCTACGATGCTCATTATAAAAGCCGCGAAAAGCTGGCCTGGGAATTTGCCAAAATCCTGAATCAGGAGGCCAGAGAATTAGAAGCCGCTGGTGTCGACATTATCCAGTTTGATGAACCTGCGTTTAACGTCTTCTTTGATGAGGTGAACGACTGGGGTAT belongs to Enterobacter cloacae and includes:
- a CDS encoding O-methyltransferase; this encodes MQQQWSAVDNYMISSLIPQDEVLQQVLENNKRAGLPEHDVAANQGQLLALFVRMTQARRILEIGTLGAYSAIWMARALPADGKLMTLEADPVHAEVARTNIQLAGLNERIELTEGPALKSLEQFGDIPPFDLIFIDADKPNNPGYLEWALYYSRPGTLIIGDNVVRDGEVINGQSDDARVQGVRRFIEMTGDNPRLTATALQTVGLKGWDGFTLAIVNG
- a CDS encoding ATP-dependent helicase — protein: MTEQQKLTFPMLLQQLDSLMLRDKQRFARRLHGVKKVKNPDAQQAIYQEMAKEIEQAAGKVVLREAARPDITYPENLPVSQKKQDILNAVRDHQVVIVAGETGSGKTTQLPKICMELGRGVKGLIGHTQPRRLAARTVANRIAEELQTEPGGCIGYKVRFSDHVSDNTMVKLMTDGILLAEIQQDRLLMQYDTIIIDEAHERSLNIDFLLGYLKELLPRRPDLKIIITSATIDPERFSKHFNNAPIIEVSGRTFPVEVRYRPIVEEADDTERDQLQAIFDAVDELGNESADDILIFMSGEREIRDTADALSKRDLRHTEILPLYARLSNSEQNRVFQAHSGRRIVLATNVAETSLTVPGIKYVIDPGTARISRYSYRTKVQRLPIEPVSQASANQRKGRCGRVSEGICIRLYSEDDYLSRPEFTDPEILRTNLASVILQMTALGLGDIAAFPFVEAPDKRNIQDGVRLLEELGAITTDEQATAYKLTPQGRQLSQLPVDPRLARMVLEAQKHGCVREAMIITSALSIQDPRERPMDKQQASDEKHRRFHDKESDFLAFVNLWNYLGEQQKALSSNQFRRQCRVDFLNYLRVREWQDIYTQLRQVVKELGIPVNSEPAEYREIHIALLTGLLSHIGMKDAEKQEFTGARNARFSIFPGSGLFKKPPKWTMVAELVETSRLWGRIAARIDPEWVEPVAQHLLKRAYSEPHWERAQGAVMATEKVTVYGLPVVAARKVNYSQIDPALCRELFIRHALVEGDWQTRHAFFRENLKLRAEVEELEHKSRRRDILVDDEALFEFYDQRISHDVISARHFDNWWKKVSKETPDLLNFEKSMLIKEGAESVSKLDYPNFWHQGNLKLRLTYQFEPGTDADGVTVHIPLPLLNQVEESGFEWQIPGLRRELVIALIKSLPKPVRRNFVPAPNYAEAFLGRVTPLELPLLDSLEREFRRMTGTTIDRDDWNWDQVPDHLKISFRVVDDKNKKLQEGRSLTELKDALKGKVQETLSAVADDGIEQSGLHIWSFGQLPESYEQKRGNYKVKAWPALVDERDSVAIKLFDNPQEQQQMMWRGLRRLLLLNIPSPIKYLHEKLPNKAKLGLYFNPYGKVLDLIDDCISCGVDKLINEAGGPVWSEEAFVTLHDKVRAELNDTVVEIAKQVEQILTTVFNINKRLKGRVDMTMALGLSDVKAQMAGLVYRGFVTGNGFKRLGDTLRYLQAIEKRLEKMAIDPHRDRAQMLKVESVQQTWQQWLNKLPPARREDEDVQAIRWMIEELRVSFFAQQLGTPYPISDKRILQAMEQVSA
- the azoR gene encoding FMN-dependent NADH-azoreductase, with the protein product MSKVLVLKSSILAGYSQSGQLSDYFVEQWREQHPADEITVRDLAARPIPVLDGELVGALRPGDTPLTSRQQEALALSDELIAELQAHDVIVINAPMYNFNISTQLKNYFDLVARAGVTFRYTENGPEGLVKGKRAVVLTSRGGIHKDTPTDLVTPYLSVFLGFIGITDVNFVFAEGIAYGPEMATKAQSDAKAAIDDFVAA
- a CDS encoding RNA pseudouridine synthase — its product is MSAIIDTFIAPPCFAEIEILWQDDDLILINKPSGLLSLSGKNPQNLDSVHYRLVQAFPGCTLVHRLDFGTSGLMVIARNKAINAALCHQFSQRAINKVYTALLCGHVDNNEGVIDAPIAKDPALFPLMSICAINGKPARSRYRVVERMFQEQEDGTVLPLTRVQLTPETGRTHQLRIHCQQLGHPIIGCDLYGGLEWPGTEQTPRLMLHASGLDFVHPVSGKAINARHDAPF
- a CDS encoding 5-methyltetrahydropteroyltriglutamate--homocysteine methyltransferase, whose protein sequence is MKTLLPTSTAGSLPKPTWLAQPETLWSPWKLQDDELRAGKQDALRLSLDEQLRAGIDIISDGEQTRQHFVTTFIEHLSGVDFENRQTVRIRNRYDASVPTVVDAVTRQKPVFVDDAKYLRQLTDKPIKWALPGPMTMIDTLYDAHYKSREKLAWEFAKILNQEARELEAAGVDIIQFDEPAFNVFFDEVNDWGIAALERAIEGLKCETAVHICYGYGIKANTDWKKTLGSEWRQYEEAFPKLQTSNIDIISLECHNSRVPMDLLELIRGKKVMVGAIDVATNSVETPEEVADTLRKALQFVDADKLYPSTNCGMAPLSRQVANGKLKALSAGAEIIRKELGA